The window CCGTGCTCTACCTGATCTACAAGTACGCCTTCCTCTACAACGACTTCGGCGGGGCCTGCGCGCTCAGCGTGATGCTCCTGGTGCTGCTCGGCGCGTTCTCGGCCGTCTATCTGCGGCTCACCCGCTCCGAGGGGGACGCATGAGCACCCGGACCCTGATCTCCCCGGCCGTCCTGGCCCGCCCGCGCGGCAAGGCCGTCTACTGGACCGTCTTCACCGGTGTCGTCCTGCTCTTCGCGCTCGCCTTCCTCTTCCCGGTCTACTGGATGGCGACCGGCGCGATGAAGTCGCCCGACGAGATCGCCCGCACCCCGCCCACCCCGCTGCCCGAGCGATGGCACCTCGGCGGCTTCACCGACGCCTGGGACCTGATGCAGCTCCCGCAGCATCTGTGGAACACGGTGGTGCAGGCCGCCGGCGCCTGGGCGTTCCAGCTGGTGTTCTGCACCGCCGCCGCCTACGCCCTGTCCAAGCTGAGACCCGCCTTCGGCAAGGTGGTCCTCGGCGGCATCCTCGCCACCCTCATGGTCCCGGCGCAGGCCCTCGTCGTACCGAAGTACCTGACGGTCGCCGATCTGCCGCTGATCCACACGAGCCTGCTCAACGACCCCCTCGGGATCTGGCTGCCCGCCGTCGCCAACGCCTTCAACCTCTACCTCCTCAAACGGTTCTTCGACCAGCTCCCGCGGGACGTGCTGGAGGCCGCCGAGATCGACGGCGCCGGACGGCTGCGCATCCTGTGGTCGGTGGTGCTGCCCATGTCCCGGCCGGTCCTCGGCGTAGTCTCGATCTTCGCGCTGGTCGCCGTGTGGCAGGACTTCCTCTGGCCGCTGATGGTCTTCTCCGACACCGACAAGCAGCCGATCAGCGTGGCCCTCGTCCAGCTCTCGCAGAACATCCAACTGACCGTGCTGGTCGCCGCGATGGTGATCGCCAGCGTTCCGATGGTCGCCCTGTTCCTCGTCTTCCAGCGGCACATCATCGCCGGGATCAGCGCCGGCAGCACCAAGGGCTGACACGGCCCCCCTCGACAGAAAGGCACGCACTGTGGGACAGCCCACCCATGCCCGGAAGCAGACCGACTGGTGGCGCTCCGCCGTCATCTACCAGGTCTACGTGCGCAGTTTCGCGGACGGCGACGGGGACGGCACCGGCGACCTCGCCGGAGTCCGCGCGAAGCTCCCGTACCTCGCCGAACTCGGCGTGGACGCCCTCTGGTTCACCCCGTGGTACCTGTCGCCGATGAAGGACGGCGGCTACGACGTCGCCGACTACCGGGCCATCGACCCGGCCTTCGGAACCCTCGCCGAGGCGGAGAAACTGATCTCGGAGGCCCGGGAACTGGGCATTCGCACCATCGTCGACGTCGTACCGAACCACGTCTCCGACCAGCACCCCTGGTTCCGCGCCGCGCTCGCCGCGCCGCCGGGCAGCCCCGAGCGCGAGCTGTTCCACTTCC of the Streptomyces sp. NBC_01788 genome contains:
- a CDS encoding carbohydrate ABC transporter permease, translating into MSTRTLISPAVLARPRGKAVYWTVFTGVVLLFALAFLFPVYWMATGAMKSPDEIARTPPTPLPERWHLGGFTDAWDLMQLPQHLWNTVVQAAGAWAFQLVFCTAAAYALSKLRPAFGKVVLGGILATLMVPAQALVVPKYLTVADLPLIHTSLLNDPLGIWLPAVANAFNLYLLKRFFDQLPRDVLEAAEIDGAGRLRILWSVVLPMSRPVLGVVSIFALVAVWQDFLWPLMVFSDTDKQPISVALVQLSQNIQLTVLVAAMVIASVPMVALFLVFQRHIIAGISAGSTKG